One window of Aspergillus oryzae RIB40 DNA, chromosome 3 genomic DNA carries:
- the spt5 gene encoding transcription elongation factor spt5 (RNA polymerase II transcription elongation factor DSIF/SUPT5H/SPT5) has protein sequence MSRNMLDHDFGSDEEDDDFNPAPAYDSDNEDARPTHQDRDDDDDEEDVKPSRRAERRVGSEEADDNEDADGHDDEEEDENDDDDEEEEDEDEEGAVSRPKKRRRKGGVAHFFEEEAGVDEDEDEAEDEEDEMAELGGEMHPDDMDALPVGAETDDRRHRQLDRQRELEASMDAEKQAQLLKERYGRNRAAASDAVVVPKRLLLPSVEDPSIWGVRCKPGKEREVIFAIQKRIEERPMGSRNPMKIISAFERGGAMSGYIYVEARRQADVMDALQDMSNVYPRTKMILVPVREMPDLLRVQKSEELLPGGWVRIKRGKYQNDLAQIEEVETNGLAVTVRLVPRLDYGMNEDIGAPFMDPKRKRPGMNPAVARPPQRLFSEAEAKKKHGKYLSATSGLGGKSWSYLGETYVDGFLIKDMKVQHLITKNVSPRLEEVTMFARGSEDGTANLDLASLAETLKNSTAEDSYLPGDPVEVFRGEQQGLIGRTTSTRGDIVTLQVTEGDLAGQHIDAPVKSLRKRFREGDHVKVIGGSRYQDELGMVVQVKDDTVTLLSDMSMQEITVFSKDLRLSAETGVDGKLGMFDVHDLVQLDAATVACIVKVDRESLRVLDQNGSIRTILPTQVTNKITPRRDAVATDRNGAEIRHGDTVREVYGEQRNGVILHIHRSFLFLHNKAQAENSGITVVRTTNVVTVSAKGGRSTGPDLTKMNPALMSRGGPSGMMGPPKSFGRDRMIGKTVMVRKGPFKGLVGIVKDAGDVQARVELHSKNKLVSIPKELLVVKDPVTGQTIEMGRGRGGPRVPSAAPPSGWQGGRTPMAAADSSRTPAWGGASSARTPAWAGMGGSRTPAWKNDGSRTSNPYDGSRTAYGGFGSRTPAWNAGARTPYGGSGSGQSDFDAFAAGSRTPAWNANSGSRTPAWSGATASNGSKDSRGYDAPTPGGAYSAPTPGAYASAPTPGVSAPTPGAWADSAPTPGAFNAPTPGGPSKKPYDAPTPAAWDSRPYDAPTPAMGGDGDDAGPRYEDGTPSP, from the exons ATGTCACGAAACATGCTGGATCATGACTTCGGttcagacgaagaagacgatgacttCAACCCCGCTCCCGCATATGATTCAGATAATGAAGATGCCAGG CCGACGCATCAAGACCgggacgatgatgacgatgaagaagatgtaaAGCCTTCACGACGAGCGGAACGTCGAGTCGGTAGCGAGGAGGCAGACGATAACGAAGATGCCGATGGCCacgacgacgaggaagaagacgagaacgatgatgatgacgaggaggaggaagatgaagatgaagagggtGCCGTGTCT CGACCAAAAAAGCgcagaagaaagggaggcgTGGCCCATTTcttcgaggaagaggctggcgtcgatgaagatgaagatgaggccgaggacgaagaggatgaaatgGCCGAGCTTGGTGGGGAAATGCATCCAGATGATATGGATGCGCTCCCAGTCGGCGCTGAGACTGACGATCGTCGCCACCGACAGCTTGATCGCCAGCGCGAGCTTGAGGCCAGCATGGATGCCGAGAAGCAGGCGCAGTTGCTCAAAGAACGTTACGGACGAAACCGCGCTGCAGCTTCCGATGCAGTCGTCGTACCAAAGCGGCTACTACTTCCTAGTGTCGAGGATCCTAGCATCTGGGGTGTCCGTTGTAAGCCCGGCAAAGAACGGGAGGTTATTTTCGCCATCCAGAAACGTATAGAAGAGCGACCCATGGGCTCTCGCAACCCTATGAAGATCATATCTGCCTTTGAACGTGGAGGAGCTATGAGTGGGTACATCTATGTTGAAGCACGCAGGCAAGCGGACGTCATGGATGCACTGCAAGATATGTCCAACGTCTACCCAcggacgaagatgattcTAGTTCCTGTGCGAGAAATGCCGGACCTTCTGCGGGTTCAAAAATCCGAAGAACTCTTGCCCGGTGGCTGGGTCCGCATTAAACGTGGCAAATACCAAAACGATCTGGCCCagattgaagaagttgaaaccAACGGTCTCGCTGTGACTGTTCGCTTGGTTCCTCGCCTGGATTATGGCATGAACGAGGACATCGGTGCGCCTTTTATGGATCCCAAGAGGAAGCGTCCTGGCATGAATCCCGCGGTGGCCCGGCCACCTCAACGTCTGTTCAGTGAAGCTGAAGCTAAAAAGAAACATGGAAAGTACCTTTCTGCCACATCTGGTCTGGGTGGAAAATCTTGGAGCTACCTAGGAGAGACTTACGTCGACGGTTTCTTAATCAAGGACATGAAGGTACAACATTTGATCACCAAGAATGTGAGCCCGCGGCTTGAGGAGGTTACTATGTTTGCCCGAGGCTCAGAGGACGGCACTGCCAATCTAGATCTTGCGTCCCTCGCGGAAACACTCAAGAACTCCACAGCTGAAGACTCTTACCTCCCAGGAGATCCAGTTGAAGTGTTCCGTGGTGAACAACAGGGCTTGATCGGTCGAACTACTTCTACTCGCGGTGATATCGTTACTCTACAAGTTACCGAAGGTGACCTTGCGGGACAACACATTGATGCCCCTGTTAAATCTCTCCGTAAACGTTTCAGGGAGGGTGATCATGTCAAGGTCATCGGTGGTAGCAGATATCAAGATGAGCTGGGTATGGTGGTCCAAGTCAAGGACGACACCGTGACATTACTTAGCGATATGAGCATGCAAGAGATCACTGTGTTCAGCAAGGATCTTCGGCTGTCCGCCGAGACAGGTGTTGACGGAAAGCTTGGAATGTTCGACGTACATGATCTTGTGCAGCTAGA CGCCGCTACTGTTGCTTGTATTGTCAAGGTTGATCGAGAATCTTTGCGGGTTTTGGATCAAAATGGTTCGATTCGCACTATTCTGCCTACTCAGGTAACAAACAAGATCACACCGCGTCGGGATGCGGTAGCTACGGACCGGAACGGTGCAGAGATTCGACATGGAGATACCGTTCGCGAAGTGTACGGTGAGCAAAGGAATGGCGTGATCCTTCACATTCACCGTTCATTTCTGTTCTTGCATAACAAAGCTCAGGCTGAGAACTCCGGTATTACTGTCGTGCGTACGACCAACGTTGTAACAGTATCAGCCAAGGGAGGCCGGTCTACGGGCCCTGATCTTACTAAGATGAACCCGGCTCTGATGAGTCGTGGTGGACCCAGCGGTATGATGGGCCCCCCGAAGAGCTTCGGTCGCGACAGGATGATTGGAAAGACAGTCATGGTCCGAAAGGGGCCCTTCAAAGGTCTTGTGGGTATTGTCAAAGATGCGGGAGACGTGCAGGCACGTGTGGAGCTCCATTCCAAGAACAAGCTAGTGTCGATTCCCAAGGAGCTCCTCGTGGTCAAGGACCCTGTAACGGGCCAAACAATCGAAATGGGCCGCGGCAGAGGAGGACCACGCGTCCCTTCAGCAGCTCCACCATCGGGCTGGCAGGGTGGTCGGACACCGATGGCAGCTGCAGATTCATCCAGGACCCCCGCCTGGGGCGGTGCATCTTCCGCGAGAA CACCTGCTTGGGCTGGTATGGGCGGTTCTCGCACACCAGCATGGAAGAACGATGGATCCCGTACATCGAATCCCTACGATGGAAGTCGCACCGCATATGGCGGATTCGGCTCACGCACCCCGGCCTGGAACGCTGGCGCCCGAACTCCCTACGGCGGCTCCGGCTCCGGACAGAGTGACTTCGACGCCTTCGCAGCAGGCTCTAGAACCCCAGCCTGGAACGCAAACTCCGGCAGTCGCACCCCAGCCTGGTCAGGAGCTACGGCAAGCAACGGCAGCAAAGACTCCCGTGGCTACGACGCCCCCACTCCAGGCGGAGCCTATTCTGCACCCACTCCAGGCGCATATGCCAGCGCTCCAACCCCCGGTGTCTCTGCGCCCACGCCTGGAGCCTGGGCCGATAGTGCCCCGACGCCGGGAGCATTCAACGCCCCTACCCCCGGCGGCCCGTCCAAGAAGCCGTACGACGCGCCTACACCCGCTGCCTGGGACAGTCGTCCATATGACGCCCCTACGCCAGCGATGGGTGGAGACGGCGACGATGCAGGACCACGGTACGAAGACGGAACGCCTAGTCCGTAA
- a CDS encoding WD40 repeat domain-containing protein (WD40 repeat-containing protein) produces the protein MPPLLTNRQAEELHKSMIAYLVASDLPDTAAALRREVNLSEDVFDPTTAKRYEGMLEKKWTSIARLQKKASSRLKRNQDPASWLPSTVRYSLESHRDKVNCVAFHPTFSSIASGSDDCTIKIWDWELGELERTLKGHTRAVRDVDYGGPRDNVLLASCSSDLSIKLWKPTDNYKNIRTLQGHDHIVSAVRFIPSRNLLVSASRDNDMRIWDVTTGYCVKTINGHTDWVRDVSISFDGRFLFSTGQDMTARLWDISTVSNIEHKRTMLGHENFIECCAFAPPTSYQFLAPLAGLGKRPSSTNGADFMATGSRDNTIKIWDSRGTCLMTLVGHDSWVQALVFHPGGKYLLSVSDDKTLRCWDLNQQGKCVKTLDAHESFVTSLRWAPGVAKNVPGGDGAAEGEGNDKNGAGSENPANIQMRCVVATGGWDQKLKIFAG, from the exons ATGCCTCCCTTACTAACTAATCGGCAAGCCGAGGAGCT ACACAAGTCAATGATAGCGTACCTCGTGGCGAGCGACCTACCGGACACCGCGGCGGCACTCAGGAGAGAAGTGAACCTCAGCGAAGATGTGTTCGATCCAACTACAGCGAAAAGGTACGAAGGGATGCTGGAGAAAAAATGGACAAGCATTGCCCGCTTGCAGAAAAAGGCAT CCTCCCGCTTAAAGCGCAACCAAGATCCAGCCTCCTGGCTTCCGAGTACGGTTCGCTATTCACTAGAATCGCACCGAGACAAAGTAAATTGTGTTGCCTTCCACCCGACATTTTCCTCCATAGCCTCCGGCTCCGACGATTGCACGATAAAGATATGGGACTGGGAACTCGGAGAGCTTGAGCGGACGCTTAAGGGCCATACAAGAGCAGTCCGGGACGTTGACTACGGCGGGCCGCGGGATAATGTCCTTCTCGCTTCCTGCAGTTCCGACCTGTCTATTAAGCTATGGAAACCGACAGACAATTATAAGAATATCCGCACGCTGCAGGGCCATGATCACATCGTCAGTGCGGTTCGTTTTATACCATCAAGAAACCTGCTGGTGAGCGCAAGCAGAGACAACGATATGAGAATCTGGGATGTCACAACCGGGTATTGTGTGAAGACTATAAACGGCCATACCGACTGGGTGCGGGATGTTAGCATCTCGTTTGACGGgaggtttcttttctccacgGGCCAAGATATGACCGCTCGCTTATGGGACATCTCTACTGTATCGAATATAGAACATAAACGAACGATGCTTGGTCACGAGAATTTCATTGAATGCTGCGCTTTCGCCCCACCTACGTCATACCAGTTCCTTGCGCCCTTGGCCGGACTAGGGAAACGCCCTTCTTCTACGAACGGAGCTGACTTCATGGCGACCGGATCACGAGACAACACTATTAAGATATGGGATAGCCGCGGGACGTGCCTCATGACATTAGTGGGCCATGATAGCTGGGTGCAGGCGCTGGTATTCCACCCGGGAGGAAAATACCTTCTATCAGTATCGGACGACAAGACACTAAGATGCTGGGACTTGAACCAACAAGGAAAGTGCGTGAAGACGCTCGACGCCCACGAAAGCTTCGTCACCTCCCTGCGATGGGCTCCAGGAGTGGCCAAGAATGTACCTGGCGGAGACGGCGCAgcggagggagaaggaaacgaTAAGAACGGGGCTGGTAGTGAGAATCCTGCCAATATCCAGATGCGCTGCGTGGTCGCAACAGGGGGCTGGGATCAGAAATTAAAGATCTTTGCGGGTTGA
- a CDS encoding putative acyl-CoA dehydrogenase (acyl-CoA dehydrogenases), translated as MSKTFSKEDVASHNKPDNLWVVIDEDVYDLTKFQDEHPVLSRVGGKDASKQFWKYHNEGILKKYKSKLQVGSLNTKAADASAPEPAAAKETPKPQQAAPVDVGSAKSSEPQEPYGDLIPFADPSWYQGYSSPYFNQTHAALRAEVRQWVESEIEPYVTEWDEAKNVPDHIYKQMGERGYLAGLLGGKFPVDHTKNRVQSVAPENWDLFHEMLLTDELSRAGSGGLVWNLIGGYGIGCPPLVKYGKKPLVDRILPGILNGDKRICLAITEPDAGSDVANLTCEAKLTPDGKHYIVNGEKKWITNGVYADYFTTAVRTGGPGMNGLSVLLIEREHGGVSTRRMDCQGVWSSGTTYVTFEDVKVPVENLIGKENQGFKVIMTNFNHERIGIVIQCCRFARVCYEEAVKYAHKRRTFGKRLIDHPVIRMKLAHMARQIEATYNWLENIIYQCQSMDETEAMLKLGGAIASLKAQSTTTFEFCAREASQIFGGLSYSRGGQGGKVERLYRDVRAYAIPGGSEEIMLDLSMRQSLRVHKMFGMKL; from the exons ATGTCCAAAACATTCTCAAAGGAAGACGTCGCATCGCATAACAAGCCAGATAACCTCTGGGTTGttatcgatgaagatgtgtaTGACTTGACTAAATTTCAGGACGAGCACCCTG TTCTGTCGCGAGTCGGAGGAAAGGATGCTTCGAAGCAGTTCTGGAAGTATCACAACGAAGGGATTCTCAAGAAGTACAAAAGCAAGCTGCAGGTTGGTTCCTTGAACACAAAAGCCGCAGATGCGTCGGCACCGgaaccagcagcagccaagGAAACCCCCAAGCCTCAGCAGGCAGCTCCAGTGGACGTTGGATCGGCCAAGTCGTCCGAGCCCCAAGAACCTTATGGTGACTTGATTCCCTTCGCCGATCCCTCATGGTATCAAGGT TACTCCTCTCCATACTTTAACCAGACTCATGCAGCCCTCCGCGCAGAAGTTCGCCAATGGGTTGAGTCTGAAATTGAGCCCTATGTGACCGAATGGGATGAGGCCAAGAATGTTCCCGATCATATTTACAAGCAGATGGGTGAACGGGGTTACCTTGCCGGATTATTGGGTGGCAAATTCCCTGTCGACCACACGAAGAACCGTGTGCAGTCTGTCGCTCCTGAAAACTGGGACTTGTTTCACGAGATGCTTCTTACCGACGAGCTGTCCCGCGCCGGTAGTGGTGGTCTTGTCTGGAATTTGATCGGTGGCTACGGTATCGGCTGCCCCCCACTAGTCAAATATGGCAAGAAGCCTCTGGTTGACAGAATTCTCCCCGGTATTTTGAATGGCGATAAGCGTATCTGTCTTGCTATCACCGAGCCGGATGCTGGAAGCGATGTTGCCAACCTTACCTGCGAGGCTAAACTCACCCCCGATGGCAAGCACTACATTGTCAACGgtgagaagaagtggattACCAACGGTGTCTATGCCGATTACTTCACCACCGCTGTTCGTACGGGCGGGCCCGGTATGAATGGTCTTAGTGTCCTTCTCATTGAGAGAGAGCACGGCGGAGTCAGCACGAGACGCATGGACTGCCAGGGTGTCTGGAGCAGCGGCACGACTTATGTCACCTTCGAGGATGTGAAGGTGCCGGTGGAGAACCtcattggaaaggaaaatcaGGGTTTCAAGG TCATCATGACCAACTTTAACCACGAGCGTATTGGAATCGTCATCCAGTGTTGTCGGTTCGCTCGTGTGTGCTACGAGGAAGCGGTGAAATATGCCCACAAGCGTAGGACGTTCGGCAAGAGACTCATCGACCACCCTGTCATCCGTATGAAGCTCGCACATATGGCCCGTCAGATTGAAGCGACGTATAACTGGCTGGAAAATATCATCTACCAATGCCAGTCCATGGATGAGACTGAAGCAATGCTCAAGCTGGGCGGTGCAATCGCAAGTCTCAAGGCTCAGTCGACGACCACCTTCGAGTTCTGCGCTCGTGAGGCCAGTCAGATTTTCGGTGGTCTGAGCTACAGCCGCGGAGGCCAGGGCGGTAAGGTGGAGCGGCTATACCGTGATGTTCGTGCCTACGCTATCCCTGGTGGAAGTGAGGAGATCATGCTGGACCTGAGTATGCGCCAGAGTCTCCGTGTGCACAAGATGTTCGGTATGAAGTTGTAA
- a CDS encoding proteasome regulatory particle base subunit RPN2 (26S proteasome regulatory complex, subunit RPN2/PSMD1) produces MVGLASAAGLVGFLSEPDPELRVFALKTLDSQIDLLWTEVVDAVPQIEALYEDETFPERELAALVAAKVYYHLQEYNESMVFALGAGKLFKLDNGGEFEETIIAKCVDTFISLSAAQRPAAGDQPANLNTAFPTSSEGATSTSASLTSPITPFSQSALPSKSLLSRQEVPGIDATYPGGDDASVNQDETPLVLKRGVQGQLQAVIERLFEQCFIQKRYRQVIGIAIEAKSLDVLRKTIIRASEDEKKQNGESRRSEELMEYVLDICMGIVQERAFRNEILKLILELLNEIPNPDYFSIAKCVVYLNEHSMASVILRQLVEKGDARSLAVAYQISFDLYDNSTQEFLQKVRQEIADLVPEAEAEEKQDTVEGDREPKESDPLLEDQSSSSQPRSIGANDKSKLSSESQSAFKNILDILDGIKSIQLNLEFLYRSNKADIAILNKVRDSLEARNSIFHTAVTLSNAFMHAGTTHDKFFRDNLEWLGKAVNWSKFTATAALGVIHRGNLSQGQKLLQPYLPREHIAGVGGSGSVYSQGGSLYAFGLIYANHGGMAVDLIRDHFKKATEEVVQHGGALGLGVAGMATGDEGIYEDLRNVLYSDSAINGEAVGLAMGLVMLGTGNMRALEDMIQYAHETQHEKIVRGLAMGMALIMYSRQEAADELINGLLGDPDPTLRYGGIMTIALAYCGSSSNKAVRKLLHVAVSDVNDDVRRIAVLSLGFILFRKYQSVPRMVELLSESYNPHVRYGAAMALGISCAGTGLDEAIDLLEPMLKDSTDFVRQGALISLAMVLVQQNEAMNPRVSTLRKAMMKMIGDRHEDAMAKFGCAVALGIIDAGGRNCTISLQTQTGNLNMPGIVGAAVFTQYWYWFPLTHFLSLSFAPTSVIGVDQKLEVPFFKFHSNTRPSLFDYPPEQQVKTEEAPEKVKTAVLSTTAQAKRRAQRREKQQRRESMDIDQTPTTPKVSDQMPDRMETDDAATKVEDDTKEGEKESGEGQRKKVERERVGYELENMSRVLPAQLKYLTFPDPRYEPVKRPTGGVVVVLDKKPEEPRETIEMKASKEVRQPAAAAETLQDRLQAAMGAAALQTPQRGSSRLAEAAAGAAAAAGVLTAVDEDDEDDEEAPVPEEFEYETDGDED; encoded by the exons ATGGTTGGACTCGCTTCGGCTGCTGGCCTCGTCGGCTTCCTCTCTGAACCAGACCCTGAGCTGCGGGTTTTTGCTTTAAAGACCCTAGATTCTCAGATCGATTTGCTCTGGACAGAAGTGGTGGATGCTGTTCCACAAAT AGAGGCTCTctatgaagatgaaaccTTCCCAGAACGCGAGCTCGCTGCTCTTGTCGCCGCTAAAGTTTACTATCACCTTCAAGAATATAATGAGAGTATGGTATTTGCACTGGGTGCGGGGAAGCTGTTCAAGTTAGACAATGGAGGCGAATTTGAGGAAACGATTATTG CTAAATGCGTTGATACCTTCATCTCCCTATCTGCTGCCCAACGACCTGCCGCTGGCGACCAGCCGGCCAACCTCAATACTGCCTTCCCCACTTCCAGTGAAGGTGCTACAAGCACCTCTGCTAGTTTGACGTCCCCGATCACTCCATTTTCGCAGTCTGCCTTACCATCGAAGTCGCTCCTTTCCCGACAAGAAGTACCAGGTATCGATGCGACTTACCCGGGTGGCGACGATGCTAGCGTTAACCAGGATGAGACGCCACTCGTCCTGAAGAGAGGCGTTCAAGGCCAGTTGCAGGCCGTTATCGAACGTCTGTTCGAGCAATGCTTCATCCAAAAGCGATATCGCCAGGTGATCGGAATTGCCATCGAAGCGAAGAGCTTGGACGTGCTTCGGAAAACCATCATTCGGGCAAGtgaagatgagaagaaacagaatgGCGAGTCTCGAAGGAGTGAAGAACTGATGGAATACGTACTGGATATTTGCATGGGTATTGTACAGGAGCGTGCGTTCCGTAACGAG ATTCTCAAACTCATTCTAGAGCTCTTGAATGAGATCCCTAACCCAGATTATTTCTCGATAGCGAAGTGCGTCGTATACCTCAACGAACACTCCATGGCATCCGTCATCCTCCGCCAGTTGGTCGAGAAGGGCGATGCACGTTCCCTCGCTGTGGCGTATCAAATTTCATTTGATCTTTACGATAACAGCACGCAAGAATTCCTTCAAAAAGTCCGTCAGGAAATTGCCGATTTGGTACCAGAAGCGGAGgctgaagaaaagcaagaCACAGTGGAGGGTGACCGAGAGCCGAAGGAGTCCGATCCATTGTTGGAAGACCAGTCCAGCTCGTCACAGCCCAGGTCCATCGGAGCCAACGACAAGTCGAAGCTATCCTCTGAATCACAATCGGCGTTTAAGaacattcttgatatccttgatggcATTAAGAGTATCCAACTAAACTTGGAGTTTCTGTACCGAAGCAACAAGGCGGATATCGCTATCCTTAACAAAGTTCGGGATAGCTTGGAAGCTCGGAACTCTATCTTCCACACCGCTGTCACACTCTCCAATGCTTTCATGCATGCAGGTACCACACACGACAAGTTTTTCCGGGACAACCTGGAATGGTTAGGAAAGGCTGTCAACTGGTCCAAGTTCACAGCTACGGCTGCTCTTGGTGTCATCCATCGTGGTAACTTGAGCCAGGGCCAAAAGCTCCTGCAGCCTTACCTTCCAAGGGAACATATTGCCGGTGTCGGGGGATCGGGCTCAGTCTACAGCCAAGGAGGCTCGTTGTATGCCTTTGGTTTGATATATGCTAACCATGGCGGTATGGCTGTTGACCTCATCCGGGATCACTTCAAGAAGGCGACTGAGGAAGTTGTTCAGCATGGTGGAGCTTTAGGTCTCGGTGTTGCCGGCATGGCAACTGGTGATGAGGGTATCTACGAAGATTTGCGAAACGTCCTATATTCTGATTCAGCCATCAATGGTGAAGCTGTGGGTTTGGCCATGGGGTTGGTCATGCTGGGAACGGGTAACATGAGAGCTCTAGAGGACATGATTCAGTATGCCCATGAGACGCAACACGAGAAGATCGTTCGCGGTCTGGCTATGGGTATGGCTTTGATCATGTACTCCCGCCAAGAGGCTGCTGATGAGCTGATCAATGGCCTTTTGGGCGACCCTGATCCCACTCTCCGTTACGGTGGTATCATGACCATTGCTCTCGCCTATTGCGGCAGCAGTAGCAACAAGGCTGTCCGTAAGCTCCTCCATGTTGCCGTTAGCGACGTCAACGATGATGTGCGACGTATTGCAGTCCTGAGCTTGGGCTTTATCCTGTTTAGAAAGTACCAAAGCGTGCCTCGTATGGTTGAACTCCTTTCGGAGTCCTATAACCCTCACGTCCGTTATGGTGCAGCCATGGCACTCGGTATCTCGTGTGCTGGAACGGGCTTGGACGAGGCCATCGACCTGCTCGAGCCGATGCTCAAGGATTCCACGGACTTTGTGAGACAAGGAGCTCTGATCTCTCTGGCCATGGTGTTGGTACAACAGAACGAGGCCATGAACCCACGAGTCAGCACTCTTCGCAAagccatgatgaagatgattggAGATAGACACGAGGATGCCATGGCTAAGTTTGGTTGCGCCGTCGCTCTGGGTATCATAGATGCTGGTGGCCGGAATTGCACTATCAGCCTGCAAACGCAGACTGGCAACCTCAATATGCCTGGAATCGTCGGTGCTGCTGTATTTACTCAGTACTGGTACTGGTTCCCTCTCACCCATTTCTTGTCACTCAGCTTCGCCCCCACTTCCGTGATCGGCGTGGACCAGAAGCTTGAAGTTCCTTTCTTCAAGTTCCACAGTAATACTCGGCCGAGCCTGTTTGACTATCCTCCCGAGCAACAGGTCAAAACCGAGGAAGCGCCTGAGAAAGTCAAGACTGCCGTGTTGTCCACCACCGCCCAGGCTAAGCGTCGGGCACAGCGCCGTGAGAAGCAGCAGCGACGAGAGAGTATGGATATCGATCAGACACCTACCACGCCTAAGGTTTCGGATCAAATGCCGGATAGAATGGAAACGGACGACGCCGCCACCAAGGTCGAGGACGACACtaaggagggagagaaggagtcCGGAGAGggccaaagaaagaaggtagaaCGGGAACGGGTTGGATATGAGCTCGAGAACATGTCGAGAGTCCTCCCCGCTCAACTGAAGTACCTCACATTTCCTGATCCGCGGTACGAGCCGGTCAAACGG CCTACCGGTGGAGTGGTTGTCGTGCTGGATAAGAAGCCAGAAGAACCACGGGAGACAATTGAAATGAAAGCAAGTAAGGAGGTCAGGCAAcctgcggcagcagcagagaCACTGCAAGACCGACTACAGGCTGCCATGGGCGCGGCAGCCCTCCAGACCCCTCAACGAGGCTCAAGCCGCTTGGCCGAGGCAGCCGCAGgagccgctgctgctgcgggtGTTTTAACAGCtgttgatgaggatgacgaggatgacgaggaggcccCCGTCCCCGAAGAGTTTGAATATGAAACCGACGGTGACGAGGACTAA
- a CDS encoding uncharacterized protein (predicted protein), translated as MSTTLPKNGDSRLLSLPIRASAYHQDPLIYIDREAKHIQHSLQALIDAQSEGLLAGLQGPRLNETPTGSSTPSTEPSVLQRPLTIPVRQPVAEKISLRAAREGIFKSIFDLLKLREEEREILTARVAVRTDALDEINGFITKKAGLEEAVSTIYKNRESQLTKELREEGHKLETDIHELETKLSQMRARHRHVMEELAHMENSVESKLSSYKASLSLLESDIQKFLQKPPIPPQSSFANGTTLYSLNPKRRTLDMALEQWTTEQSELRKRQEEVDHEIQALEAGGGVWKQVVLEVCRFERRLKVEMRRSLQNQSQVLESSRAAENNSELDHVRGILEDLHKTTEHVEHYLGIAEDKDWKLLVCCIAAELEALREARAMLLDAFDIPDEGPSQSSERRVPDKSGENNLHNTHQDPLGVDNPDPPADLLQDAEEHHSDTISRSEDEDDEPDPAWLLPET; from the coding sequence ATGTCGACAACCCTTCCGAAAAACGGGGATTCACGTCTCTTATCGCTGCCTATTAGGGCGTCTGCCTACCATCAAGATCCTCTGATTTATATTGACCGTGAAGCGAAACACATCCAACATAGCCTACAGGCTCTTATCGATGCTCAAAGCGAGGGTCTCTTAGCAGGTCTCCAAGGACCTCGGTTAAACGAGACACCCACTGGAAGCTCTACTCCTTCCACCGAACCCAGCGTCCTTCAGAGGCCTTTGACCATCCCAGTCAGACAACCGGTTGCGGAGAAGATTAGCTTGCGTGCTGCGCGGGAAGGAATATTCAAATCCATATTCGACTTGCTTAAACTTAGGGAGGAAGAGCGAGAAATACTCACAGCTCGTGTTGCTGTACGAACCGATGCGCTGGATGAAATCAATGGCTTTATCACAAAAAAGGCCGGGCTTGAGGAGGCTGTGTCAACAATCTACAAAAACAGAGAAAGTCAACTCACTAAGGAACTCCGAGAGGAAGGTCACAAGCTAGAGACGGACATTCATGAGCTGGAGACGAAGCTATCTCAAATGAGAGCAAGGCATCGTCATGTCATGGAAGAGCTAGCGCATATGGAAAACTCGGTGGAGTCCAAGTTATCCTCTTACAAGGCCTCCTTATCCCTGTTAGAGTCGGACATCCAAAAGTTCCTTCAGAAACCCCCTATCCCACCCCAATCGAGCTTCGCTAATGGTACAACATTATATTCATTGAATCCTAAACGCCGGACGCTCGATATGGCCCTAGAGCAATGGACAACGGAGCAATCCGAATTGcgaaaaaggcaagaagaagtagatcATGAGATACAGGCACTTGAGGCAGGAGGGGGAGTCTGGAAACAGGTTGTTTTAGAAGTTTGTCGATTCGAAAGACGGTTAAAGGTAGAGATGCGCCGCTCCCTACAAAATCAGTCGCAAGTTTTAGAATCTTCTAGGGCTGCTGAGAACAACTCCGAACTCGACCATGTTCGTGGGATTTTGGAAGACCTACACAAGACAACAGAGCACGTGGAACACTATCTGGGAATTGCAGAGGACAAAGACTGGAAACTGCTTGTCTGTTGCATTGCTGCTGAACTCGAAGCATTGCGGGAAGCACGAGCAATGCTCCTTGATGCCTTCGATATTCCGGATGAAGGCCCGTCGCAGTCTTCAGAACGAAGGGTGCCTGACAAGTCCGGAGAAAATAATCTGCATAATACCCATCAAGATCCACTTGGAGTTGACAACCCCGACCCTCCAGCTGATCTATTACAAGATGCCGAAGAACATCATTCTGACACCATATCTAGatcggaagatgaagatgatgagccgGATCCTGCGTGGCTGCTTCCAGAAACTTAA